In the Leptotrichia sp. oral taxon 212 genome, one interval contains:
- a CDS encoding aldo/keto reductase: protein MKDSEKKLTLSNGVEIPILGFGTYKIEDDKVAVNSVREAIKTGYRHIDTASFYKNEENVGNGIREGLKHTGLKRKDIFVTTKVWNTEQGYENTLNAFSNSLQRLNMDYVDLYLIHWPVTKDYADEWQSRIKETWKAMEKLYNEGKIRAIGVSNFLVHHLEELISGCEIEPMVNQIEFHPGHNQKETVEFCKKHEIVVEAWSPLGRGVILENEFLSEIAKRYNKTIAQICIRWIIQQDIVALPKSVTQKRIKSNFEIFDFELSREDMDKITNMEPAGYTGSDPNQGRY from the coding sequence ATGAAAGATTCAGAGAAAAAACTTACACTTTCAAATGGTGTGGAAATTCCTATTTTAGGATTTGGGACATATAAGATAGAAGATGATAAGGTAGCTGTAAATTCAGTAAGGGAAGCTATAAAAACAGGGTATAGACATATAGACACTGCATCCTTTTACAAAAATGAAGAAAATGTAGGAAATGGAATAAGGGAAGGGCTGAAACATACAGGACTTAAAAGAAAAGATATATTTGTAACAACGAAGGTGTGGAATACTGAACAGGGGTATGAAAATACCCTCAACGCTTTTAGTAATTCATTACAAAGACTTAATATGGACTATGTAGATCTGTACCTTATTCACTGGCCAGTTACAAAGGATTATGCAGATGAATGGCAGAGCAGGATAAAGGAAACATGGAAAGCCATGGAAAAACTTTATAATGAAGGAAAAATAAGAGCCATCGGAGTAAGCAATTTTCTTGTGCATCATCTGGAAGAACTGATATCAGGTTGTGAAATAGAACCGATGGTAAATCAGATAGAATTTCATCCTGGTCATAATCAGAAGGAAACTGTTGAATTCTGCAAAAAACATGAAATAGTGGTAGAAGCGTGGAGTCCTCTGGGACGTGGTGTGATTCTTGAAAATGAGTTCTTATCAGAAATAGCCAAGAGATATAACAAGACAATAGCCCAGATATGTATAAGATGGATTATTCAGCAGGATATAGTGGCACTGCCAAAATCAGTGACACAGAAAAGAATAAAGAGTAATTTTGAAATATTTGATTTTGAACTTTCCAGAGAGGACATGGATAAAATAACAAATATGGAGCCTGCAGGATATACAGGATCAGATCCTAATCAGGGAAGATATTGA
- a CDS encoding chromate transporter, whose amino-acid sequence MKVYFELFWIFFKIGTFTLGGGYAMVPLIQDEIVEKKKWIEKEEFINLLALAQSSPGALAINMAVFVGFKIKKYLGMIATVLGAALPAFLIIWLLAALFQNFQNNPYVIKAFKAIRPMVVALIGGSVYTIGKQAKINKFTLIIVLAIAVLVSQFKFPPILIIVVGAIAGNIWLMNRKEIK is encoded by the coding sequence ATGAAAGTATATTTTGAACTGTTCTGGATATTTTTTAAAATAGGTACTTTTACTCTTGGAGGAGGGTATGCAATGGTTCCTCTTATTCAGGATGAAATTGTTGAGAAGAAGAAATGGATTGAAAAAGAGGAATTTATAAATCTGCTTGCACTGGCTCAGTCTTCTCCCGGAGCACTTGCAATAAATATGGCAGTATTTGTAGGTTTTAAAATAAAGAAATATTTAGGAATGATAGCAACAGTACTCGGGGCGGCTTTACCGGCATTTCTTATTATATGGTTACTGGCGGCACTGTTTCAGAATTTTCAGAACAATCCTTATGTCATAAAGGCATTCAAGGCAATAAGACCAATGGTGGTAGCACTTATTGGAGGAAGTGTTTATACAATAGGAAAACAGGCAAAGATAAATAAATTTACATTGATTATTGTTCTGGCAATAGCGGTTCTCGTTTCACAGTTCAAGTTTCCGCCTATATTGATTATTGTTGTGGGAGCAATAGCAGGAAATATCTGGCTTATGAACAGGAAGGAGATTAAATGA
- a CDS encoding chromate transporter, translating to MMVQLWTLFAVFFKIGLFSFGGGYAILPLIQKEVVESHKWISITQFTDVVAVSQVTPGPIAINSSTYVGYLVTGDAVGATVATLGLVLPSVIVMTLFSIFFLKFQNNKYISNAFAGLRVVVVGLILSATLLLMDKKNFIDYKSFIIFAVALVLFLKWKVNAIWLTVGAAIAGILIY from the coding sequence ATGATGGTACAATTATGGACTTTGTTTGCAGTGTTCTTTAAAATAGGACTTTTTAGCTTTGGTGGAGGATATGCAATTCTTCCTCTTATACAGAAGGAAGTTGTAGAATCACATAAATGGATAAGTATAACACAATTTACAGATGTAGTGGCTGTATCGCAGGTAACACCGGGGCCTATAGCAATAAATTCATCAACTTATGTAGGATATCTTGTGACAGGAGATGCAGTAGGGGCAACAGTAGCTACATTAGGTCTTGTATTGCCTTCCGTTATAGTGATGACACTGTTCAGTATATTTTTTCTAAAGTTTCAGAATAATAAATACATAAGCAATGCATTTGCAGGATTGAGGGTAGTTGTTGTAGGACTTATTCTATCAGCAACATTACTGCTTATGGATAAGAAAAATTTTATTGACTATAAAAGTTTTATAATATTTGCAGTTGCACTGGTATTATTTTTAAAATGGAAGGTAAATGCCATATGGCTGACAGTCGGGGCTGCAATAGCAGGAATATTAATATATTAA
- a CDS encoding ABC transporter ATP-binding protein — MKKNLEIKNVGKTFGKEEILKNVNIEIKKGEFFSLLGPSGCGKTTLLRMIAGFIRPDKGSISINGEVIDHLNPNERNVNTVFQNYALFPNMTVFENVAFPLKIKKVAKEEIEREVLKYLELVGLQEHMDKMPSSLSGGQKQRVSIARALISKPDVLLLDEPLSALDAKLRQKLLIELDNIHDEVGITFVFVTHDQEEALSVSDRIAVMNKGEVLQIGTPNEIYEMPANGFVADFIGETNFIEGKVTEVYDKYGYAESKELGRFKIELDKPVKVGDNVKLTLRPEKIKVDTEPRYTDNDNYKVIKGTVDEVIYTGFQSKLFIKVDGVNRIINVYDQHREFLTDEELFEWKEKVYFYWHYEDAYLVEVN; from the coding sequence TTGAAAAAAAATCTTGAAATTAAAAACGTAGGGAAAACCTTTGGAAAAGAAGAAATTTTAAAAAATGTTAACATTGAAATAAAAAAAGGAGAATTTTTTTCATTGCTGGGACCGTCAGGTTGCGGTAAGACAACATTGCTGAGAATGATTGCCGGATTTATAAGGCCGGATAAAGGCTCTATTTCCATAAATGGAGAAGTTATAGATCATCTGAATCCTAATGAAAGAAATGTAAATACTGTTTTTCAGAACTATGCACTGTTTCCGAATATGACTGTATTTGAAAATGTTGCGTTTCCTTTAAAAATAAAAAAAGTTGCAAAGGAAGAGATTGAAAGGGAAGTATTGAAATATCTTGAACTTGTAGGATTACAGGAACATATGGATAAGATGCCTTCCAGCTTATCGGGAGGACAGAAACAGAGAGTTTCCATAGCGAGAGCATTAATCAGCAAGCCGGATGTATTACTGCTGGACGAACCTCTTTCAGCCCTTGATGCAAAATTAAGACAGAAATTATTAATTGAACTGGATAATATACATGATGAAGTTGGAATAACATTCGTATTTGTAACTCATGATCAGGAGGAAGCACTGAGTGTTTCTGATAGAATAGCGGTTATGAATAAAGGGGAAGTCCTTCAGATAGGAACTCCGAATGAAATATATGAAATGCCTGCAAATGGATTTGTGGCAGATTTTATAGGGGAAACAAACTTCATTGAAGGAAAAGTTACTGAAGTATATGACAAATATGGATATGCTGAAAGTAAAGAACTTGGAAGATTTAAAATAGAACTTGATAAACCTGTAAAAGTGGGAGACAATGTAAAGCTTACACTCAGACCCGAAAAAATAAAGGTGGATACTGAGCCAAGATACACAGATAATGACAACTATAAGGTAATAAAAGGAACTGTAGATGAAGTTATCTATACCGGATTCCAGAGTAAACTTTTTATAAAAGTTGATGGAGTAAACAGAATAATAAATGTCTATGACCAGCATAGGGAATTTCTGACTGATGAAGAGCTTTTTGAATGGAAAGAAAAAGTTTATTTTTACTGGCATTATGAAGATGCATATTTAGTGGAGGTGAACTGA